In Arthrobacter sp. CDRTa11, one DNA window encodes the following:
- a CDS encoding chorismate mutase codes for MEITQGSDKDALADKEQLAAVRIAVDEVDEQIVGLIARRERLIRIAGTLKGDDAEVRAPGRVERIIEHVRLAAEKKDIDPDIVESTYRAMITGFIELEMKVHKGNS; via the coding sequence ATGGAGATAACTCAAGGAAGCGACAAAGATGCTTTGGCGGACAAGGAACAGCTTGCCGCAGTCCGCATAGCAGTCGATGAAGTGGACGAGCAGATCGTGGGCCTGATTGCCCGTCGGGAACGCCTGATACGGATCGCAGGGACCCTGAAGGGGGACGACGCAGAAGTGCGCGCTCCCGGCCGGGTCGAGAGGATCATCGAACACGTCCGTTTAGCCGCGGAAAAGAAGGACATTGATCCTGACATTGTGGAATCGACGTACCGTGCCATGATCACGGGCTTCATCGAACTCGAAATGAAGGTCCACAAAGGAAACAGCTGA
- the thrS gene encoding threonine--tRNA ligase, with the protein MSDAQQITLIVDGEETKVTTGTTGAELFFERRDVVVARVNGELKDLDQELPEGAEIQAVTIGSPDGLNVLRHSTAHVMAQAVQQLRPDAKLGIGPYITDGFYFDFDVAEPFTPEDLKTLEKMMLKIVNQNQKFVRRVVSEDEAREAMKNEPYKLELLGKKNDAAEAGEGVNVEVGAGDITIYDNVDRKSGDSVWCDLCRGPHLPNTKLISNAFALTRSSSAYWLGNQKNQQLQRIYGTAWPTKDELKAYQERIAEAERRDHRKLGVELDLFSFPDELGSGLPVFHPKGGIIRKEMEDYSRQRHVDAGYEFVYTPHITKGHLYEVSGHLDWYKDGMFPPMRVDEELNADGTVRKPAQDYYLKPMNCPMHNLIFRSRGRSYRELPLRLFEFGSVYRYEKSGVVHGLTRVRGMTQDDAHIYCTREQMKDELTKTLNFVLGLLQDYGLNDFYLELSTKDPEKYVGDDAAWEEATNTLAEVAQESGLELVPDPGGAAFYGPKISVQAKDALGRTWQMSTIQLDFNLPERFELEFQAADGTRQRPVMIHRALFGSIERFMGVLTEHYAGAFPAWLAPVQVVGIPVAETFNDYMFDVVGQLKAAGIRAEVDISSDRFPKKIRTASKDKIPFVLIAGGDDADAGAVSFRFRDGSQDNGVPVAEAVKRITEAVRNRTS; encoded by the coding sequence GTGTCAGATGCCCAGCAGATCACCCTCATCGTCGATGGCGAAGAGACCAAGGTGACTACCGGGACAACCGGGGCGGAACTCTTCTTTGAGCGTCGCGACGTCGTTGTTGCCCGTGTCAACGGCGAGTTGAAGGACCTGGACCAGGAACTGCCCGAAGGTGCAGAGATCCAGGCCGTCACCATTGGTTCCCCCGACGGACTGAACGTGCTCCGCCACTCCACGGCCCACGTCATGGCCCAGGCTGTCCAGCAGCTGCGCCCGGATGCCAAGCTGGGCATCGGACCATACATCACTGACGGTTTCTACTTCGACTTCGATGTCGCTGAGCCGTTCACCCCCGAGGACCTCAAGACCCTCGAAAAGATGATGCTCAAGATCGTCAACCAGAACCAGAAGTTCGTCCGCCGCGTGGTAAGCGAGGACGAGGCCCGTGAGGCCATGAAGAACGAGCCCTACAAGCTGGAACTGCTGGGCAAAAAGAACGACGCCGCCGAAGCCGGCGAAGGGGTCAACGTCGAGGTCGGTGCCGGGGACATCACCATCTACGACAACGTGGACCGGAAAAGCGGTGACAGCGTCTGGTGCGATCTCTGCCGCGGCCCACACCTGCCCAACACCAAACTCATTTCCAATGCGTTCGCACTGACCCGTTCCTCCTCCGCTTACTGGCTGGGCAACCAGAAAAACCAGCAGCTGCAGCGCATCTACGGCACCGCCTGGCCCACGAAGGACGAGCTGAAGGCCTATCAGGAACGCATTGCGGAAGCGGAACGGCGCGATCACCGCAAGCTCGGCGTGGAGCTGGACCTGTTCTCCTTCCCGGACGAACTGGGCTCCGGCCTGCCCGTCTTCCACCCCAAGGGCGGCATCATCCGCAAGGAGATGGAGGACTACTCGCGGCAGCGCCACGTCGACGCCGGGTACGAGTTCGTCTACACACCGCACATCACCAAGGGCCACCTGTATGAGGTTTCTGGCCACCTTGACTGGTACAAGGACGGCATGTTCCCGCCCATGCGGGTTGATGAGGAACTCAACGCTGACGGAACCGTTCGCAAGCCGGCACAGGACTACTACCTGAAGCCGATGAACTGCCCCATGCACAACCTGATCTTCCGCTCCCGCGGCCGTTCCTACCGTGAGCTGCCCCTGCGGCTCTTCGAATTTGGTTCCGTCTACCGGTACGAAAAGTCCGGTGTGGTCCACGGACTCACGCGTGTCCGGGGTATGACCCAGGACGACGCCCACATCTACTGCACCCGCGAGCAGATGAAGGACGAGCTCACCAAGACCCTGAACTTCGTGCTGGGCCTGCTCCAGGACTACGGCCTGAACGACTTCTACCTCGAGCTGTCCACCAAGGACCCCGAAAAGTACGTGGGTGACGACGCCGCCTGGGAAGAAGCCACCAATACTCTCGCCGAAGTCGCGCAGGAATCGGGCCTTGAACTGGTGCCGGATCCGGGCGGAGCTGCGTTCTACGGCCCGAAGATCTCCGTGCAGGCCAAGGACGCCCTGGGCCGCACCTGGCAGATGTCCACCATCCAGCTGGACTTCAACCTCCCGGAACGGTTCGAGCTGGAGTTCCAGGCGGCTGACGGCACACGTCAGCGTCCCGTGATGATCCACCGCGCTCTTTTCGGCTCGATCGAGCGCTTTATGGGTGTCCTCACCGAACACTATGCCGGAGCGTTCCCCGCCTGGCTTGCCCCGGTGCAGGTAGTGGGCATTCCGGTGGCCGAGACCTTCAATGACTACATGTTCGACGTCGTCGGTCAGCTTAAGGCGGCGGGCATCCGCGCCGAGGTGGACATCTCCTCGGACAGGTTCCCCAAGAAGATCCGCACGGCAAGCAAGGACAAAATCCCGTTTGTCCTGATCGCCGGCGGTGACGACGCCGACGCCGGAGCAGTGTCCTTCCGTTTCCGCGACGGCAGCCAGGACAACGGCGTGCCGGTGGCCGAAGCGGTCAAGCGGATCACAGAAGCCGTCCGTAACCGGACCAGCTAG
- a CDS encoding DUF6504 family protein, with amino-acid sequence MGMFSESVDVVCTPSGQPLQLQWAGRQYTVCAEPVRWYERRQWWAEEKRAPLGSGPGLVDHEIWRVQVLAADTPNGSGGSTPAEPLTLDLTRHVGSGRWRLLRIHHGIQPRTA; translated from the coding sequence ATGGGCATGTTCAGCGAATCCGTTGACGTTGTCTGCACCCCTTCAGGCCAGCCGCTGCAGCTTCAATGGGCCGGGCGGCAATACACGGTGTGCGCGGAACCTGTGCGGTGGTACGAACGCAGGCAGTGGTGGGCGGAGGAAAAGCGTGCGCCGCTGGGAAGCGGGCCAGGCCTGGTGGACCATGAAATTTGGCGGGTCCAGGTCCTGGCTGCAGACACCCCCAATGGTTCGGGCGGCAGCACTCCCGCTGAGCCCCTCACCCTTGATCTGACCAGGCATGTCGGCAGCGGCCGCTGGAGGCTGCTGCGGATCCATCACGGAATCCAGCCCAGAACAGCATGA
- a CDS encoding VOC family protein: MQPRVDFISLGVRSVAESRRFYVEGLGWPVRKEIPGDVLFIQVNHGLTLSLWDAGQMQAEAGVSPPGPVPHITLSHNLASPEDVDRVMAEAAAAGAVIVAEPVTQPWGGYSGYFADPDGFRWEVAYNPTWSVDDAGSVTI; the protein is encoded by the coding sequence ATGCAGCCAAGAGTCGACTTCATCTCACTGGGTGTCCGCAGCGTCGCGGAGTCCCGCCGCTTTTATGTGGAAGGACTCGGCTGGCCGGTCCGTAAGGAAATTCCGGGTGATGTGCTGTTTATCCAGGTTAACCACGGGCTGACGCTGTCCCTTTGGGATGCCGGGCAAATGCAGGCGGAGGCGGGGGTGAGTCCTCCGGGGCCGGTCCCCCACATCACCCTCAGCCACAACCTGGCCAGCCCTGAGGACGTGGACCGCGTCATGGCCGAGGCAGCTGCTGCCGGTGCCGTCATCGTTGCGGAGCCAGTTACACAGCCATGGGGCGGGTACAGCGGCTATTTCGCCGATCCGGATGGGTTCCGCTGGGAGGTTGCCTACAACCCCACCTGGTCAGTGGACGACGCCGGCAGCGTCACCATCTAG
- a CDS encoding HIT family protein, giving the protein MQENTAAGYPGDAGVTDDFDLAGVPDAFQRLWTPHRMAYIKGGQHQFKDQNDCPFCVGPSRSDEEALIVYRGKTCYVVLNLFPYNPGHLLVCPYRHVPDYTDLTLEETGEFAELTQTAMKVLRKVANPGGFNIGMNQGVVGGAGIAAHLHQHIVPRWGGDGNFFPIIAQTKAITQTLDEVRQQVAQAWPGETDAE; this is encoded by the coding sequence GTGCAGGAGAACACAGCGGCGGGGTATCCAGGGGATGCCGGCGTCACCGACGATTTTGATCTCGCCGGCGTTCCGGATGCTTTCCAGCGCCTGTGGACTCCGCACCGGATGGCCTACATCAAGGGCGGCCAGCACCAGTTCAAGGACCAGAACGACTGCCCGTTCTGCGTAGGGCCCAGCCGGTCCGACGAGGAAGCCCTCATCGTTTACCGCGGGAAAACCTGCTATGTCGTGCTAAACCTGTTCCCCTACAATCCCGGCCACCTGCTGGTCTGCCCCTACCGCCACGTTCCCGACTACACGGACCTTACGCTCGAGGAGACCGGGGAATTCGCCGAGCTGACCCAGACGGCCATGAAGGTCCTGCGCAAAGTGGCTAACCCCGGCGGCTTCAATATCGGCATGAACCAGGGTGTCGTGGGCGGCGCAGGAATCGCCGCCCACCTGCACCAGCACATCGTTCCGCGGTGGGGCGGGGACGGCAACTTCTTCCCCATCATCGCCCAGACCAAGGCAATCACCCAGACGCTGGATGAGGTCCGCCAGCAGGTTGCCCAGGCCTGGCCCGGGGAGACGGA
- a CDS encoding DNA polymerase III subunit alpha, translated as MTFTHLHVSTAFSAHYGVSWPDELAQVAAADGATALACTDRDGLYGTIKHLKACMAAGIDPIVGVDLAVLDDDGDHRTQVAGRVVVLARGNNRGAGYRALCRLVSDAHARTSGKAGGVVPVAVTRAELASRTLDPLTLKPVLTVLIGPDSDVGLAIGGRRYLRPRTLFKRWLDAMPAGTIVAEVVSQLSAPGSPLSTAHAVRMLKLAEEHHVPAVITNAVRYCAEDGAATADVLDSARTLKSLPELAAEPLLQPNGQGWLKTSGQMLLLAREIIHAAGYGAADLKQLMTQTEALADLCRIDPVTDMGWKQPVVPETSIIGIDQDPQVELVQRCEAGIGQRFPGISGTAEHEMRHRLDHELGIIQNLGFSSYFLTVAEVSRMILDMGVRAAARGSGASSLVNYLIDISQVNPLQHDLVFERFLSRDRGTLPDIDIDVESAERHNVYRKIFDRFGAERVTLMSMQNGYRARGAVRDAGMALGMDDGDVGEIAKQLWRFSARKFREALAEKPELREFAGRVEQRGFAENQQLDLLVDLTERLDRLPRHISMHPCGVILGDATLLDRTPVQPSGLGLPMSQFDKHDMDPMGMLKLDVLGVRMQSAMAFAVREVIRIHPSKAEVVAAGAHPSGPDGSGPDYIAENGHINLNAVPLDDEPTYELIRSTHTLGCFQIESPGQRELVGKMAPRDFNDLIIDISLFRPGPMKSDMVRPFLEHRHGFAPEVYPHPDLKPVLQETHGVTVFHEQILKTFDVMTRCGLARADEFRRALGNEALEPQVEEFFRREARANGYTPEVVDKVWGTLKSFGSFGFCKAHGAAFAVPTYQSAWLKAHHPEAFLAGLWEHDPGMYPKRLLVAEARRLGIPILPLDINRSQAEYRVERVIEGPDRGKLGIRLSLKGIYGVSGAELKRIVAGQPYDSLADLRARSRLSKPSIRRLAQLGAFDSLHLESGGSANRADLVHHLQKLQSTGASRKGIEVIEGQLALPLGDVELRNVKPGLPAPTLVDNVRAELDLMAIDVSGHLMDSHRPMLDRLGVTTADKLLGLRNGTEVLVAGVRIATQTPPMRGGRRVVFISIDDGTGCVDSVFFHEAQEQAGLLLFGTRLLLIRGTTRRTGPRGISLSASMAWDLSRVETLPFPQSSPETTDIPHPLDGISRSLAITGMGG; from the coding sequence ATGACTTTTACGCACCTCCACGTTTCCACCGCCTTCAGCGCCCACTACGGCGTTTCCTGGCCTGATGAGCTTGCCCAGGTTGCCGCCGCAGATGGTGCCACTGCGCTCGCCTGCACGGACAGGGACGGCCTGTACGGCACCATCAAACACCTCAAAGCCTGCATGGCTGCCGGGATAGACCCCATTGTGGGTGTTGACCTTGCGGTCCTTGATGACGACGGGGACCACCGCACCCAGGTTGCTGGCCGGGTAGTGGTGCTCGCCCGCGGAAACAACCGGGGAGCGGGCTACCGGGCATTGTGCCGGCTGGTCTCGGATGCCCATGCCCGCACTTCCGGAAAAGCCGGGGGAGTGGTGCCGGTGGCAGTCACCCGGGCAGAGCTCGCATCCCGGACCTTGGACCCACTGACCCTCAAGCCAGTACTCACGGTCCTGATCGGACCCGATTCCGACGTCGGACTGGCCATCGGCGGACGGCGTTACCTGCGTCCTCGCACACTTTTTAAACGCTGGCTGGACGCCATGCCGGCAGGAACAATAGTGGCCGAGGTTGTCTCCCAGCTCAGCGCCCCCGGCTCACCGTTGAGTACCGCCCATGCAGTACGAATGCTCAAACTCGCAGAGGAGCACCACGTTCCGGCCGTTATCACTAATGCTGTACGGTACTGCGCCGAGGATGGCGCCGCCACGGCTGACGTGCTGGATTCTGCTCGGACCCTCAAGTCCCTTCCTGAGCTGGCCGCCGAACCCCTGCTCCAGCCCAACGGCCAGGGCTGGCTGAAAACATCAGGGCAGATGCTCCTGCTGGCCAGGGAGATCATCCACGCCGCAGGGTACGGCGCTGCTGACCTCAAACAGCTGATGACACAGACCGAGGCGCTCGCCGACCTGTGCCGGATTGACCCGGTGACGGATATGGGCTGGAAGCAGCCGGTGGTGCCCGAAACATCAATCATCGGCATAGACCAGGACCCCCAGGTTGAACTTGTCCAGCGGTGTGAGGCCGGGATCGGACAGCGGTTCCCGGGAATTTCCGGTACTGCCGAACATGAGATGCGCCATCGCCTCGATCATGAACTGGGGATCATCCAGAACCTTGGTTTCTCCTCCTACTTCCTCACAGTGGCTGAGGTGTCCAGGATGATCCTGGATATGGGGGTCAGGGCGGCGGCCCGCGGGTCGGGCGCTTCAAGCCTGGTCAATTACCTGATTGATATCAGCCAGGTGAACCCCCTCCAGCACGACCTCGTCTTCGAACGGTTCCTGTCCCGTGACAGGGGCACCCTTCCAGACATTGATATCGACGTCGAAAGCGCTGAGCGGCACAACGTCTACCGGAAGATCTTTGACCGCTTTGGCGCCGAGCGCGTCACGCTCATGAGCATGCAGAACGGATACCGTGCCCGCGGTGCGGTCCGTGATGCGGGGATGGCGCTGGGCATGGATGACGGCGATGTGGGGGAGATCGCCAAACAGCTGTGGCGCTTTTCTGCCCGGAAGTTCCGCGAGGCGCTCGCCGAGAAGCCAGAACTTCGGGAGTTCGCCGGGCGGGTGGAACAACGGGGATTTGCCGAAAACCAGCAACTGGACCTGCTCGTGGACCTCACTGAGCGGCTGGACCGGCTGCCCCGCCATATTTCCATGCACCCCTGCGGAGTGATCCTGGGCGACGCCACCCTGCTTGACCGGACCCCTGTCCAGCCCAGCGGGCTGGGGCTGCCCATGAGCCAGTTCGACAAACACGACATGGATCCCATGGGCATGCTCAAGCTCGATGTCCTGGGGGTCAGGATGCAGAGTGCCATGGCCTTTGCAGTCAGGGAAGTCATCCGGATCCACCCTTCCAAGGCTGAGGTGGTCGCCGCCGGTGCCCACCCCTCCGGCCCTGATGGTTCCGGGCCTGACTACATTGCCGAGAATGGCCACATTAACCTCAACGCCGTGCCCCTTGATGATGAGCCCACGTATGAGCTGATCCGCAGCACACATACGCTGGGCTGTTTCCAGATCGAATCCCCTGGCCAGCGTGAGCTGGTGGGCAAGATGGCGCCGCGCGACTTCAACGACCTCATCATCGATATTTCACTTTTCCGGCCAGGACCCATGAAGTCGGACATGGTGCGGCCGTTCCTGGAGCACCGGCACGGGTTCGCGCCGGAGGTCTATCCGCATCCTGACCTGAAACCCGTGCTTCAGGAAACGCACGGGGTCACCGTTTTCCACGAACAGATCCTGAAGACCTTTGATGTCATGACACGCTGCGGCCTGGCCCGGGCCGACGAATTCCGCCGCGCACTGGGCAACGAGGCCCTTGAACCTCAAGTGGAGGAATTCTTCCGCCGGGAAGCCCGCGCCAACGGGTATACCCCGGAGGTCGTGGATAAAGTCTGGGGAACCCTGAAATCCTTTGGAAGTTTCGGTTTCTGCAAGGCGCACGGAGCGGCGTTCGCCGTGCCCACCTACCAGTCTGCCTGGCTAAAGGCCCACCACCCCGAGGCTTTCCTGGCCGGGTTGTGGGAGCACGATCCGGGCATGTACCCCAAACGCCTCCTGGTGGCAGAGGCACGCAGGCTGGGCATCCCCATACTGCCGTTGGACATCAACCGCAGCCAGGCGGAATACAGGGTAGAACGGGTCATCGAAGGGCCGGACCGGGGCAAGCTGGGGATCAGGCTGAGCCTCAAAGGGATCTACGGCGTATCCGGGGCTGAACTCAAACGGATCGTTGCCGGCCAGCCCTATGATTCCCTGGCGGACCTCAGGGCACGGTCCCGGCTGAGCAAACCAAGCATCAGGAGGCTGGCCCAGCTTGGCGCCTTTGATTCCCTGCACCTGGAGTCCGGCGGGAGCGCCAACCGCGCAGACCTTGTCCACCACCTCCAAAAGCTTCAATCCACGGGTGCTTCCCGCAAGGGTATCGAGGTCATCGAGGGCCAGCTGGCCCTGCCCCTGGGGGACGTGGAACTGCGGAACGTCAAACCGGGCCTGCCCGCACCCACGCTGGTGGACAACGTGCGCGCGGAGCTTGATCTGATGGCCATTGATGTCAGCGGGCACTTGATGGACAGCCACCGGCCCATGCTGGACAGGCTCGGCGTCACCACGGCGGATAAACTGCTGGGCCTGCGCAACGGAACTGAAGTGCTGGTGGCCGGAGTGCGAATCGCCACCCAGACACCGCCCATGCGCGGTGGCCGGCGGGTTGTTTTTATCAGCATCGACGACGGCACGGGCTGCGTCGACTCCGTCTTCTTCCATGAGGCGCAGGAACAGGCCGGACTGCTGCTGTTCGGGACCAGGCTGCTCCTGATCCGGGGAACCACCCGGCGGACCGGTCCGCGGGGAATCAGCCTGAGTGCCAGCATGGCCTGGGACCTGAGCCGGGTTGAAACCCTGCCTTTCCCGCAGTCCAGTCCGGAGACCACCGACATTCCGCATCCATTGGACGGAATCAGCCGCAGCCTTGCCATTACCGGGATGGGCGGCTGA
- a CDS encoding mycoredoxin — MDFTPESGTITMFSTTWCGYCNRLKKQLDAQGIGYTEINIEEVDGTAELVEQINGGNRTVPTVLFPDGTAATNPSAAEVKSRLAA, encoded by the coding sequence GTGGACTTCACCCCCGAATCCGGCACCATCACCATGTTTTCCACCACCTGGTGCGGCTACTGCAACCGGCTCAAGAAGCAGCTGGACGCGCAGGGCATCGGCTACACGGAAATCAACATCGAGGAAGTCGATGGGACAGCCGAACTCGTGGAGCAGATTAACGGCGGCAACCGCACCGTGCCCACCGTGCTTTTCCCGGACGGCACAGCAGCCACCAACCCGTCAGCTGCCGAAGTCAAAAGCCGTCTCGCCGCATAG
- a CDS encoding FG-GAP-like repeat-containing protein, giving the protein MLRWSRAGFLGVEPLARQGFSTSSSRSFGYRISAVLAAAAIAATVLVGIAPVRAHADMIADRIDSQTPYALAVNETTNTLYVTSERFNMLTAVDMATKSVKTIPVGTRPRQLAVNEITNKIYVANSGASSVSVIDAAAGTTKTVPLLGNPSAIVVNEVTNKVYVKNGGPNGLTVIEGATDVATSFPAVGSSQPFSDKSVAVNEKTNKIYSVPPLGNHVTVLDGATNAITTVPVCSGTHGLATNDTTNTVYVTCPKAQTIVAIDGATHSVQSIPTGNDTNPQEVVVNRTNNKVYALNYFSMTILDAGSNTLVTVPTGDFPATLAVNEATSKVYVAEYYGRNLRVFDGATNASGLLQVSGYPGPMAVDSKRNRIYVRSLSGSEDRISGIVVVDGKSMAPTLSAAVPPPPGKVGVRYEHLFKATGSLTPSFIVTNGSLPPGLSLGANGLLAGVPTTAGTFSFRVSVSNGYSPDAISPTQTITIAPGPLTHDFNSDGNPDVLSRDGDGTLWLYPGNGVGGWQARVQVGQGWNVMTSVIAPGDFNGDGNSDLLARDSSGILWLYAGNGNGGWIARVQAGSGWNVMKEITAIGDLDRDGRADVVARDSDGQLLHYRGDGRGGWFSQSIIGSGWNIMTAMVGPGDFSGDGLEDLLARDTGGTLYLYTGNGVSVAGAGYAVGSGWNVMTAIVGPADFNGDGNVDILARDAGGALWLYPGNGSGGWLPRTLVGSGWNVMTMII; this is encoded by the coding sequence TTGCTGCGATGGTCGCGCGCTGGATTTTTGGGGGTTGAGCCTTTGGCTCGTCAGGGTTTTTCCACGTCGTCTTCCCGTAGTTTTGGCTACCGAATCTCTGCCGTTCTGGCTGCTGCGGCCATAGCCGCGACGGTTCTGGTCGGCATCGCTCCCGTACGCGCACATGCGGACATGATTGCAGACCGCATTGACAGCCAGACGCCATACGCGCTGGCAGTGAACGAAACGACGAACACGCTCTATGTCACCAGCGAACGGTTCAACATGTTGACCGCAGTAGACATGGCCACAAAGTCAGTAAAGACCATTCCAGTCGGAACAAGGCCACGCCAACTGGCCGTGAACGAGATCACGAATAAGATCTACGTTGCGAATTCCGGTGCTTCCTCAGTGAGCGTCATCGACGCCGCCGCCGGTACTACCAAGACGGTGCCCCTGCTCGGCAATCCCTCTGCGATAGTTGTCAACGAGGTAACCAACAAGGTGTACGTCAAAAATGGCGGCCCTAACGGTCTTACTGTCATTGAGGGCGCCACCGATGTAGCGACGTCCTTCCCAGCGGTGGGTTCCTCTCAACCCTTCAGCGACAAGTCTGTCGCTGTCAATGAGAAGACCAACAAAATCTACAGTGTTCCCCCTCTCGGCAATCATGTGACGGTCCTGGACGGGGCTACAAACGCCATTACTACCGTCCCCGTTTGCTCGGGCACTCATGGTTTGGCAACCAACGACACCACAAACACGGTGTATGTGACCTGCCCTAAAGCGCAGACGATAGTAGCCATTGATGGCGCTACCCACTCGGTCCAAAGCATCCCAACAGGCAATGACACCAACCCTCAGGAAGTGGTTGTAAACCGCACGAACAACAAGGTCTATGCTCTGAACTATTTCAGCATGACGATTCTGGACGCCGGCTCCAACACTTTGGTAACCGTTCCAACTGGAGACTTCCCAGCCACCCTTGCCGTGAATGAGGCAACCAGCAAGGTCTACGTAGCTGAATACTACGGAAGGAACCTTAGGGTCTTCGACGGTGCAACCAACGCCTCGGGCCTCCTCCAGGTGTCTGGCTATCCCGGCCCAATGGCCGTGGATTCGAAAAGGAACAGGATCTACGTTCGCTCCTTGTCCGGGTCTGAAGATCGGATCAGCGGGATCGTCGTTGTCGACGGCAAGAGCATGGCCCCGACACTCTCGGCCGCTGTGCCACCGCCACCTGGCAAGGTGGGTGTCCGTTATGAACACCTGTTCAAGGCGACAGGATCCCTTACTCCGAGTTTCATAGTGACCAATGGTTCGCTGCCGCCCGGCTTATCACTTGGAGCGAATGGTTTACTGGCAGGAGTCCCCACAACCGCCGGGACCTTTTCATTCCGCGTCTCGGTCAGCAACGGTTACAGTCCTGACGCCATCAGCCCGACTCAAACGATCACCATCGCCCCCGGCCCATTGACTCACGACTTTAACAGTGATGGGAACCCCGACGTCCTTTCCCGAGATGGTGATGGCACCTTGTGGCTGTACCCCGGAAATGGCGTCGGTGGTTGGCAAGCGCGGGTGCAAGTGGGGCAGGGCTGGAACGTTATGACCTCGGTCATAGCTCCCGGCGATTTCAATGGTGACGGCAATTCCGATCTGTTGGCCCGCGACTCGAGCGGAATTCTGTGGTTGTATGCCGGAAACGGTAACGGTGGCTGGATTGCCAGGGTCCAAGCTGGTTCGGGATGGAACGTCATGAAGGAAATCACAGCCATTGGCGATCTGGACCGTGATGGAAGAGCCGACGTCGTGGCCCGGGACTCGGACGGTCAGCTGTTGCACTACCGGGGCGATGGGCGAGGCGGGTGGTTTAGCCAGAGCATCATTGGTTCCGGCTGGAACATCATGACTGCGATGGTAGGCCCGGGCGACTTCAGCGGTGACGGCTTGGAGGATCTCCTTGCCCGCGACACTGGGGGCACCCTATACCTCTATACGGGCAATGGAGTCTCCGTGGCCGGCGCGGGTTATGCAGTGGGCTCCGGCTGGAACGTCATGACGGCGATCGTGGGACCGGCCGACTTCAACGGGGACGGCAACGTGGATATTCTGGCCCGCGACGCCGGCGGAGCCCTGTGGCTTTACCCGGGCAACGGCTCCGGCGGGTGGCTACCACGCACGTTGGTCGGCTCCGGCTGGAACGTCATGACCATGATCATTTAG
- a CDS encoding SOS response-associated peptidase, whose protein sequence is MARAVGDLLAEFDAGLEEEVHLPPSWNVAPTDDVPIVLERLIDGGPVRQLHVARWGLVPSWAKDPGIGARMINARSETVLEKPAFRKAMKSRRCAVPADGYYEWKQGAGKAKQPYYVHPGNSAGLVFAGLYEWWKDPSKAEGEPGRWMLSTSILTADTPPPGAESTVFGKLTALHDRVPIPMDAATMESWLDPHAQDPAALVDLVRAGVKGVAADWHVESVGRDVGNVRHNSPELIRPVEALF, encoded by the coding sequence ATGGCACGTGCCGTGGGGGACCTGCTGGCGGAGTTTGATGCCGGGCTGGAGGAAGAGGTGCACCTCCCTCCCTCCTGGAACGTGGCGCCAACCGATGATGTGCCCATCGTCCTGGAGCGGCTCATCGACGGCGGGCCGGTTCGGCAGCTGCACGTGGCACGCTGGGGGCTGGTTCCGTCGTGGGCGAAGGATCCCGGCATCGGAGCCAGGATGATCAACGCCCGGAGCGAGACAGTGCTGGAAAAGCCGGCATTCCGTAAAGCGATGAAATCCAGACGCTGCGCCGTTCCTGCTGACGGCTATTACGAATGGAAGCAGGGCGCAGGCAAGGCGAAGCAACCGTATTACGTGCACCCCGGAAACAGTGCGGGGCTGGTGTTTGCCGGGTTGTACGAATGGTGGAAGGATCCGTCCAAGGCGGAAGGGGAGCCAGGCCGGTGGATGCTCTCCACCTCCATCCTGACCGCGGATACCCCGCCGCCCGGGGCCGAGTCAACAGTATTCGGCAAGCTCACCGCCCTGCATGACCGGGTGCCGATCCCGATGGACGCGGCCACCATGGAATCCTGGCTCGACCCGCACGCCCAGGACCCCGCTGCCCTGGTGGACCTGGTCCGCGCCGGGGTGAAGGGCGTCGCTGCCGACTGGCACGTGGAGTCTGTAGGCCGGGACGTGGGAAACGTGCGCCACAACTCGCCGGAGCTCATCCGGCCCGTGGAGGCACTGTTCTAG